AGAGAGTAATTGAACAAATTGATAAAGGTTGGCTTTTCGGGACTCCTTCACGCGTGGAAATAGAACTTGCTAAGAAAATTTCTCTACATATGCCATCGATTGAAAAAATAAGGTTTGTGAATAGCGGAACTGAGGCTACCATGAACGCAATAAGGTTAGCCAGAGGCTATACTAAGAGACAAAAAATACTGAAATTTAATGGAAACTATCATGGAGCTCACGACTATGCACTTGTAGATGCTGGGAGTGCGGCAAGCGAATTTGGAGTTCCAAATTCTGAAGGAATACCACAAGAGGTACTTAAAACTGTCATAATATGCGAATATAATGATTTACAATGCGTTGAAAAGAAAGTAAAAAATGAAGATATTGCTGCAGTTATTGTAGAGCCAGTAATGGGTAATATGGGAGTAATACCACCTGAGAAGGATTTCCTAAAGGGATTAAGAGAAATTACTTCTACTTATAATACATTGTTAATCCTTGATGAAGTAATAACTGGCTTTAGGCTATCAATGGGAGGAGCACAAGAATATTTCGGAGTTAATGCTGATATTACTACTCTAGGTAAAATAATAGGCGGTGGATTTCCTATAGGTGCTTTTGGAGGAAAGAGAGAAATAATGGATATGCTCACGCCCAGTGGTAAGGTATTTAATGCGGGAACCTTTAATGCAAATCCAGTATCATTGACTGCAGGTTTAGCTACACTAGATGTATTAGAGAGGGAAAACGTAATTGAGAAGACAACATATGTCGCGGAAAAAATAGAGGAAGAGTTGGAAAGAATAAAGTATCCTCATGTAGTGAATAGAGTAAAGAACATGTTCCAAATATTCTTCGGAGTTGAGAAAATTAGTAATGCAAGAGAAGCTAAGCTTGCAAAGAAGGAGGTTTATCTAAAATTCCAAGTGAATTTAATGAAAAATGGAGTGTACTTTCCCCCAAGCCAATTTGAATCAGTTTTCACGTCTCTTGCACATTACAACGATAATGTGATCGATGATAGTATTCTTGCCATCAAAAGGTCAAGTGATTTAAGTTGATAAGAATTGCGGCCAGGAATAGCCAACTGAGTTTAATTCAAGTTAAGGTTGTTTCTGATTACTTGAATAAACTAGGATATGACACTGAATTTATAAGTGTTAAAACTAAGGCTGACCTATTTGCTACGGAACCGCTATATAAACTAGGGAAAGGAGTATTTGAAAAGGAAGTTAATGAGTATGTAATAAAGGGGCTTGCGGATTTAGCTGTCCATAGCATGAAGGATTTAACAAGCGCCATAAATGAAGAATTGGATATAATGGCTACAGTAAAAAGAGATTCACCTTACGATGTTTTAGTTTCTAAAAAAGACGTTTTCGATTTAGAGAGTAAGGCAGTTGTAGGAACAAGCAGTATTAGAAGGAAGAACTTTATAACATTTTTAAGACCTGATATAACAGTTAAGGATTTGAGAGGTAATATCGATACGAGAATTAAAAAATACAATTCTGAAGAGTATAATGGAATAATAATAGCTGAGGCTTCTATACTTAGGCTTAACTTAAACGTAAAATACTTTAGGCTTAATCCTATTGATTTTACTCCAGAGGCAAACCAGGGAATAATAGCAGTTGTAGGTAGAAAGAATGATGAAAAAATGAGAAAAATATTGACAGAATTACATGATCAACGGACTTTTAATGAGGCAATAGCAGAAAGAAGTACAATGGAAATAGTAGGTGGAGGATGTCATTCACCATTTGGAGTTTATTTTGAACAAATTGATGGTAACTTATCTGGCATGGCGAGTTTCTCTGACGGTAAGAGAAAGATAACAGTAACAATAGAGAGAAAAGGAGATCCTAAAGATGTAGGGCGTGAGCTTGGAAAATTACTTCTAGGAGAGATGAAGAATGAGAATCTTATTCCTTAGACCTGAAGGTAGTAAATTACCTATAGTTGATTTTGCAGAGATTATAAATATACCTATATTTACTCCAGTTTGTACAGACTATCCTCCTTTACCTTCAACAGAGGCTTATGCTTTCACCAGTTCTAATGCTGTAAAATGTTTTCACGATCTTGATAAGATAAAGGAAAAAGAAATCTTCTCTATAGGCAAAAGTACTGCCCAAGAGTTACTAAAACACGGTATCAAATCAGAATATCCGCAAGACTATGATAGTCTAAGTTTGGCATATTTTATTAGAAGTAAAGGAGTAAGATCCTTAACTGCAATAAGGAGTAAGAAAGCTTCAGATGATTTAAGAAAGTCTCTTCAAGATATTGAATACTATGAAATATATGATTACGATACAGTAGTTGATAAAGAAAATTTGGAAAAAAGTAAATACTATCTAGAAAATTGTAAAGCTGATGTTGTAGTTTTAACCAGTTCAGAAATATCAAAAACTGTTGCAACTTATCTTAGGAGTTGTTATAAAATAATCAGCATAGGTCCTATGACTACTAGGACGATTTTATCTCTAAGACCGGACCTAAAGATTTTTCAAAGCAAAATATATGATATAGAAGGCGTAATTGACTTAATTAGAAAGGAAGTGAAGCTTAATGGATGATGTAAGAGAAGAACTACTAAAAATTTTGAAGAAAATTAATCCGAACATAATTGATGATTCTTTAGACATTAAATTTCTTCAGCAATATAAAAATAAATACGATGTTTTCGGGCAATTCAAAGATAATCAAGGAATATATGAATTCGCACTTAGTTTCGATACTAAGGGAAAAATATATCGACAACATATTAACATGATTCAGACCTTAAAGTTAAGAGAAGATCTTGAAAAGAAATTAAGGGAATAAAGGTGAGCAATTGAAAGTAATACTAACAGTAATAGACGGAATGTCCTTTCATCTAGTTGATAACTTTCTTTACCATCTTGGTACCTTATACAAGTTCTCGCAAGAAGGCGTTTACGGTAAATTAGAAAGCGTTTATCCTGCAATAACTCCCATAGCTTTAGCATCTCTTTTTACAGGTTTACAGCCTAAAAATCACGGTATTATTGCACCAAAAATTTTCGTTAAAGGAAGAAAACTTTCGTATCCATTAACTGCTTACAATAGTTCTTCATTGACTGCAGAACCAATATGGAGCATACTAGGTAAAAAAGGCTTCAAAGTATTAGTATCTTCCGCTCCTCAGGCTTTACCAGATAAATGGAAACTCGAAAATGTAATGCTATTTGATCCATACAGATCAAAGATTAAGAAATGCACAAAGGGATACGTCCTAAAAGAAGGAGAAAATAAGATATCGGGAAACAAATGGAATGTAAAAATTGATAATGATACATTTTATGTTTCTCTGCCAGACAGTAAGGAAGTAAAGCTAAGTCAAGGAGAGTGGAGTAATCCTATAGAATTTGATGCTAAATGCGGAGGAAAAGACGTCAAGGGCATAGCCTTTTTACATGCTAGAGAAAAAGACATTTACCTAACTCCTCCGTCATTTCTTACTGAATGGGGTAACAATAAAAATCTCCTAGAAGATATTTGGAATAACGTTGCTTTAAAAGAAGGTATAATACTAGATGGAGATTATAAATCACTAAATAAAGGATTAATTTCTCTCGAAGAATACATGAAAACTGTAGAATTGTCATACAACTTCTTCTACAGTTATACCGAATATCTCTTAACAAAAACTAACTGGGACTTTGCTATAACTTACCTTCCGACTATAGATAATTTACAGCATTTGATGTACGGAATAGAAGATTCTAAAGCTCTTGATGTAATATTCAACGCATATAAACTCGCAGATAAGTTTGTTGAACTTAACTCTAAGTACGCTGAGACGATATTTGTATGTTCAGATCATGGGATTTCAAAAATAAAGAAAAAAGTGTATATCAATAAGATTTTAGAGAGAATAAATGTATTAAAAATTGAAGATGGGAAAATTGATTGGAGAAAGACTAAAGCGTTTTACGGTGGAGGAGGTATAATTAGGATAAACTTGAAGAATAGGGAAGAAAACGGAATAGTAAGTAAGGAAGAATTTCCGAAATTGGTTAAATATATTGTAAGAAACTTGGAAAATATAATAGATGATGGAGAAAAAGTTTTCACAAGAATTTATGAAAAGGAAAACCCTGCAGGAGATAGAGAAGGAGACATAGAAATTACTCCGAGATATTTATACGGAATGAGTAGTGACGTTGAAAGTAACGATGAAGAGATAATAAAACAAGTTACACCTTATAAGATGTCTACAGGAGATCACGGTTATTTTAGGAAAGAAGACCTCTATGGAGTATTTTTTGCCCATGGTAGTAAAATAAGAAAAAATAGAGAAAAAATGGAAGCTAGAATTATAGATATTGCCCCAACAATTTTGAAAGTATTTAATGTTCAGAATAAGAAGTCTGATGGGAGAGCATTAGTAGAGGTATTAAGATGATTAAAAGTAAGAAGCATAAGAGGTACAGATTTCCTAAAGACTGCGAGGAAGGATTACCTTATACTGAAATAGTAGAGAATGGAAAAAGGATTAAAATATGTGAAAATTTTGATAAATATTACACTTCTTCTTACGGTTTTCAATTACCCCTCAGTTTTAACTCTTCAATAATACATAGTAAATTTCTTAGAAACGAGTTTATTCTTAATAACGTTCCTAGATTTCTTAATCTACCGGAATATTATGAAAAAGGACAAGAAATAAGAAGTGAAATTGACGATAAAATTACCGATATAATAATAGGTGGAGGAATTAGTGGCATTTCTGCGTTAGAGAACTGTAAAAATTGTGTTTTAATCTCACAAATTTTTGATGACGAAATATTCTTAGATCCTACTTATGAAGATAATAATTTTAAAAATAGAATTAAGTCAATAATTAAAGAAAATAATAACAGAATAATTGAGGGAAAATTTGTTGGAGCATTTGATGAGGGTCTTGTTTTTAGACTTAAGGATAAATACTTAATAATAAGAAAACCTGCAAAAATAATCTTAGCCTCAGGTTCAAGATTTTTACCTCCAATTTTTCCGGGGAACGATTTACCAGGCATAATATCAAGAAGGATGTACTTGAAATTCTCAAATATATTCAAAAATATAGTAGTTATAGGCTCTACTGATGATGCAATTAGAACCGCATTAATATCTAAATCTAAAGTAATCTTAAGAAACGGGACGGAAAATTTCTCTAAAAAATACTTGGAATTAGCTGAGAATAAAGGAATAGATTTTCTAAAAGTAACTCACCTTAAAGCTTCAAGAAAAGGAAAGAAAATTATACTCACTCATGATTATGGAAAAGAAGTAGTGGACGCGGTAGTCTTTGCAATAGTTAGACAACCTAGAATTGAAATAGCAAGTAATCTAGGAATTGAATACAGTTATTATAGTGGAGCTCATATTTATCTTCCGATAAGTGATATTAAAGGTAAAGTCAACAATACTTATTATGTGACAGGAGGTATGAGAGGAATTAGCGACTACGAATTATCTTTCATAAGCGGAAAAGTTATATTCGACGAGAATATCGATGAGTTTACAGCTAGATTAAAGGAAACATATATTTACCAAAAGAAAGAGTCTGAGTCGCCTTATTTCTTCGGAAATGGTTACATCTGTGAATGCGAGGACGTTAAACTTAATGAAATAGAGGAACAATATAAAAAAGGTTATAAATCAGTTGAGGAAATGAAAAGAACTCTTGGAATTTCAACTGGGTATTGCCAAGGGAAGATCTGTAGCTTTTTAGCCGGAGATTATTTAGAAAGCAATAAGCTGATAACTTTCAGATCCCCTTTATATCCAATGTGGTAGAATGATTATAATAGGAGCTGGAGGTCATGGACTCAGTTTAGCCTACCACTTAGTCAAAAAAGGGATCAGAGACATAGTCCTCATAGAGCAAAATAGGGTGGGTTACGGTTCAAGTGGAAGAAATGCCAGTAGGTATAGATATCATTTTTACAGTAAAGAAAATACAGAGTTCGCTTTAGAAGGTATAAAATACCTTATTTCGCAAAGGAGAGAGTTAAAATATAATCCTTTAATATATAAGACTGGATACTTATGGCTTTTAGATAATGAAAATTTAATTCAGAATTTTAGAAAATTACATTCCTTGTGGACTTCTTACTCCATCGGTGGAGAATTTTTGGAATGTAGTGAATTTGAATTCCTTAAAATAGATGAGACTTGCTATTTCGCTCCTCAAGATGGAGCATTTCATCATGATTATATAATTTACAGTTATTATGACAAGATAAAAGACAAGGTTAGTATAAAATATGGAAAAGTAGTAAAAATTTTACAGAATAATGGAAAATCTACTGGAATTAAACTTGAAAGCGGAGAGGAAATAAAAGATAATATAATAGTAGTAACTGCTGGAGCATGGTCTGGAGAATTATTAAAAACTTCAAACATAAATTTACCTATATATCCTGATAGAAAGGAAATATTCATAACAGAAGATGTTAAATTTAAAATTAAACCGCTAGTTATAGACTTTAAAAGGGAAATTTATTTCTCTCACACGCTTAAAGGAGAAATAATAGGTGGAATAGAAAAGGAGGATATAGGCTTCAAGGAATTTTCTGTGTCTTTTCTAGATTCTATAGAATACTTGAAGAGATTAAGGGAAGTAGTAAGAGGTATAGACGGTATAGGAATATTGAGGGGATGGTCGGGATATTATGAAATGACGCCAGATCACTCCCACGTAATGGGATATGATAATAATTGGCCGGAAGGACTATATGTTGATGCAGGATATAGCGGACATGGTATGATGTTCGCTCCTTATTCTGGAAAAATAATGGCAGATTTAATAGCTGATAATAGGAAAAATAAATTCATTCAGATATTTTCCCCGGATAGGTTTAAAGAGGAAAAACTTATTGAGGAAAAGATGGTTATTTAATCCTTGGGCAAACTTATAGCCTTCTTATTAAGGTATTTATTAACATATTCTGCAAACTCCTTATAATATCCTTTCCTTCCTCCATCCGTAACTATTAAAGATGCTGGAGATGAATCGACATAATAAACTAACTCATCAAAATCAGCATGATCACTAAGTGCAACTATTTTAGATTTATTATCTACATCTCTTATCGGACTAGAGAATTCCCAACCAGACAATGCAAAGTTTGCGAATTTAGAATCTCTATTTTTAAAATCATGAAAGTGCTTGAATTCAACATACCAGCCGTCTCTTATTATATCCTTGGCTTCATTACTACTTGCAGAAAAAACATCTTTAATTTCAAGACCGTATTTTATTGCAACGTCAGTAATTTCCTTTACCTTACCATCTACTATAAAAGGAGCTGTTATTCCGTTTCTCCTTAGTATTTTCATAGCCTCTTGAATCTTCCCATAATATGCGTAAACTCTCACAGGACCATAAATTAGAGAATCATTTATATAATCTGAAAATAAAGTTTCAACTTCGTCCCTAAATTTTCTCCTAAAGATAGGCTTCCCGTAAGTTGTATCAACAACCAATACGTCTGTATTAAGTATAGGAGTTCCTTTTCCAGGGCTCTTAAAATCACCGGTATAGCCTATACTTTCACCATTGGAATTACTTACAACTACCTGGGCTGCACCAAAAACATGATCTGCTTGAACTAGTTCTATTTTTTCGTCTTCTATTACAATTTTTATACCATAGTTTATTCCTATTGCTTTTCTCTTAGGTATATTATATCCCAGGATAGAGAGGACTTCAAGAGTTGGTGGAGTTGATATAATACCTATGCAAGACGAAATGCTCTTTTTCAATTGTAAAATATGATCGGCATGAAAATGTGTTACAACTCTAAAATTTCGATCATAATGACCGTCAACCGTAAAGTTATTACCAAGAAGTATTGCACCAGTTTTCTTAATATCGTAGAACACAAGACATATCTATACGTTATTTTATAAAAACTTATACATTTTGATCTGAGGGTTTTTCTTCTATCTTCTTTAATTGGCTCTTATACATCTCAAGGATTTCACGATTAGTAGTAGCATCCTCAGGGCTTTTATCTGGCCTCCACCTTATAAATCTAGGGAATCTTATAGATAGTCCGCCCTCAGCATATTGATCTTTACAACAAGTGTGTAAAGGAGATATAGTTATTTCTGCACCAATTATTTCAGCAACAATTGATGGAGTTAACCACACATCTGGAACCATGGTTGAAACTACTCTGGGATGAGGAGCGTCTCTCTTCAGTTCTGCTATCTTCTTCTGTAAATCATCTAATTCAGCATCCGTAAAGCCTGAAGCAACTTTACATACAGTTTCGAAAACGTCCTTATCGGGATTATATGCCGCCATTAAGAAAGAACTATACTTTCCGCCTTTTCTTCCTTTACCGTGAAAAGCTCCTACCATTACCAAATCTACAGTATCTGCCATTTCGCTTTGGTAATCTCTCTTAAACTTTATCCATAACCATCCTCTTGATCCAGCTTGATATATTGCATCTGGAGCTAAGGATTTCACCATTACGCCTTCCGCTCCTTCTGAGATTGCTTGATAGAAGAATTCCTTGAGTTTATCTACATTATCAGTTATAATATGAGTAGCTATATGAACGTAATCGTTATCTTCAACTATAGATTCGAGCTTCTTACGTCTTTCTGATAAGGGTTTTACTGTATAATCCTCTCCCTCATAATACATTAAATCGAACAAGAACACGTTAACTGGATA
This genomic interval from Acidianus sp. HS-5 contains the following:
- the hemL gene encoding glutamate-1-semialdehyde 2,1-aminomutase, whose protein sequence is MSDELWKEALKHFPGGVNSPVRAAVKPHPFYVTQGKGAYIYTEDGNALIDYVLGYGPLILGHANEYVKERVIEQIDKGWLFGTPSRVEIELAKKISLHMPSIEKIRFVNSGTEATMNAIRLARGYTKRQKILKFNGNYHGAHDYALVDAGSAASEFGVPNSEGIPQEVLKTVIICEYNDLQCVEKKVKNEDIAAVIVEPVMGNMGVIPPEKDFLKGLREITSTYNTLLILDEVITGFRLSMGGAQEYFGVNADITTLGKIIGGGFPIGAFGGKREIMDMLTPSGKVFNAGTFNANPVSLTAGLATLDVLERENVIEKTTYVAEKIEEELERIKYPHVVNRVKNMFQIFFGVEKISNAREAKLAKKEVYLKFQVNLMKNGVYFPPSQFESVFTSLAHYNDNVIDDSILAIKRSSDLS
- the hemC gene encoding hydroxymethylbilane synthase → MIRIAARNSQLSLIQVKVVSDYLNKLGYDTEFISVKTKADLFATEPLYKLGKGVFEKEVNEYVIKGLADLAVHSMKDLTSAINEELDIMATVKRDSPYDVLVSKKDVFDLESKAVVGTSSIRRKNFITFLRPDITVKDLRGNIDTRIKKYNSEEYNGIIIAEASILRLNLNVKYFRLNPIDFTPEANQGIIAVVGRKNDEKMRKILTELHDQRTFNEAIAERSTMEIVGGGCHSPFGVYFEQIDGNLSGMASFSDGKRKITVTIERKGDPKDVGRELGKLLLGEMKNENLIP
- a CDS encoding uroporphyrinogen-III synthase — protein: MRILFLRPEGSKLPIVDFAEIINIPIFTPVCTDYPPLPSTEAYAFTSSNAVKCFHDLDKIKEKEIFSIGKSTAQELLKHGIKSEYPQDYDSLSLAYFIRSKGVRSLTAIRSKKASDDLRKSLQDIEYYEIYDYDTVVDKENLEKSKYYLENCKADVVVLTSSEISKTVATYLRSCYKIISIGPMTTRTILSLRPDLKIFQSKIYDIEGVIDLIRKEVKLNG
- a CDS encoding alkaline phosphatase family protein translates to MKVILTVIDGMSFHLVDNFLYHLGTLYKFSQEGVYGKLESVYPAITPIALASLFTGLQPKNHGIIAPKIFVKGRKLSYPLTAYNSSSLTAEPIWSILGKKGFKVLVSSAPQALPDKWKLENVMLFDPYRSKIKKCTKGYVLKEGENKISGNKWNVKIDNDTFYVSLPDSKEVKLSQGEWSNPIEFDAKCGGKDVKGIAFLHAREKDIYLTPPSFLTEWGNNKNLLEDIWNNVALKEGIILDGDYKSLNKGLISLEEYMKTVELSYNFFYSYTEYLLTKTNWDFAITYLPTIDNLQHLMYGIEDSKALDVIFNAYKLADKFVELNSKYAETIFVCSDHGISKIKKKVYINKILERINVLKIEDGKIDWRKTKAFYGGGGIIRINLKNREENGIVSKEEFPKLVKYIVRNLENIIDDGEKVFTRIYEKENPAGDREGDIEITPRYLYGMSSDVESNDEEIIKQVTPYKMSTGDHGYFRKEDLYGVFFAHGSKIRKNREKMEARIIDIAPTILKVFNVQNKKSDGRALVEVLR
- a CDS encoding (2Fe-2S)-binding protein encodes the protein MIKSKKHKRYRFPKDCEEGLPYTEIVENGKRIKICENFDKYYTSSYGFQLPLSFNSSIIHSKFLRNEFILNNVPRFLNLPEYYEKGQEIRSEIDDKITDIIIGGGISGISALENCKNCVLISQIFDDEIFLDPTYEDNNFKNRIKSIIKENNNRIIEGKFVGAFDEGLVFRLKDKYLIIRKPAKIILASGSRFLPPIFPGNDLPGIISRRMYLKFSNIFKNIVVIGSTDDAIRTALISKSKVILRNGTENFSKKYLELAENKGIDFLKVTHLKASRKGKKIILTHDYGKEVVDAVVFAIVRQPRIEIASNLGIEYSYYSGAHIYLPISDIKGKVNNTYYVTGGMRGISDYELSFISGKVIFDENIDEFTARLKETYIYQKKESESPYFFGNGYICECEDVKLNEIEEQYKKGYKSVEEMKRTLGISTGYCQGKICSFLAGDYLESNKLITFRSPLYPMW
- a CDS encoding FAD-binding oxidoreductase produces the protein MIIIGAGGHGLSLAYHLVKKGIRDIVLIEQNRVGYGSSGRNASRYRYHFYSKENTEFALEGIKYLISQRRELKYNPLIYKTGYLWLLDNENLIQNFRKLHSLWTSYSIGGEFLECSEFEFLKIDETCYFAPQDGAFHHDYIIYSYYDKIKDKVSIKYGKVVKILQNNGKSTGIKLESGEEIKDNIIVVTAGAWSGELLKTSNINLPIYPDRKEIFITEDVKFKIKPLVIDFKREIYFSHTLKGEIIGGIEKEDIGFKEFSVSFLDSIEYLKRLREVVRGIDGIGILRGWSGYYEMTPDHSHVMGYDNNWPEGLYVDAGYSGHGMMFAPYSGKIMADLIADNRKNKFIQIFSPDRFKEEKLIEEKMVI
- a CDS encoding MBL fold metallo-hydrolase gives rise to the protein MFYDIKKTGAILLGNNFTVDGHYDRNFRVVTHFHADHILQLKKSISSCIGIISTPPTLEVLSILGYNIPKRKAIGINYGIKIVIEDEKIELVQADHVFGAAQVVVSNSNGESIGYTGDFKSPGKGTPILNTDVLVVDTTYGKPIFRRKFRDEVETLFSDYINDSLIYGPVRVYAYYGKIQEAMKILRRNGITAPFIVDGKVKEITDVAIKYGLEIKDVFSASSNEAKDIIRDGWYVEFKHFHDFKNRDSKFANFALSGWEFSSPIRDVDNKSKIVALSDHADFDELVYYVDSSPASLIVTDGGRKGYYKEFAEYVNKYLNKKAISLPKD